Proteins from a genomic interval of Fusarium oxysporum Fo47 chromosome I, complete sequence:
- a CDS encoding histone chaperone ASF1: MSVVSLLGVNVLNNPAKFTDKYEFEITFECLEPLEKDLEWKLTYVGSATSDQYDQELDSLLVGPIPVGVNKFIFEADAPKTARIPDAEILGVTVILLTCAYDGREFIRVGYYVNNEYDSEELNAEPPAKPIIERVKRNVLAEKPRVTRFAIKWDSEASAPAEYPPEQPEADLVADGDEYGAEEAEEEEAAEADEAEASSKAKASNGEDSEMAGVENEGENAQDEEELSDDGSVDIEGESEEELEEEEEGEGEAEADGDAMEVDSAEKPATSAAKPVSVAS, translated from the exons ATGTCTGTCGTTTCGCTTTTGGGCGTTAATGTCCTGAACAACCCAGCCAAGTTCACCGACAAGTACGAGTTTGAGATTACTTTCGAATGCCTTGAGCCGCTAGAGAAGG ATCTCGAGTGGAAGCTCACTTACGTTGGATCCGCTACCAG TGACCAGTACGACCAAGAACTCGACTCCCTTCTCGTCGGTCCCATCCCCGTTGGCGTCAACAAATTCATTTTCGAGGCCGATGCTCCCAAAACCGCGCGAATTCCCGATGCAGAGATTCTCGGTGTTACCGTCATTCTCCTGACCTGCGCCTACGATGGACGTGAGTTCATTCGCGTGGGTTACTACGTCAACAACGAATATGATTCGGAGGAGCTCAACGCTGAGCCCCCAGCTAAGCCCATTATTGAGCGTGTGAAGCGCAATGTCTTGGCTGAGAAGCCCCGAGTGACTCGATTTGCCATCAAGTG GGACTCCGAGGCATCTGCTCCCGCTGAGTACCCTCCTGAGCAACCCGAGGCTGATCTTGTAGCCGACGGCGACGAATACGGTgctgaagaggctgaggaggaggaagccgCTGAAGCTGACGAGGCTGAGGCTAgctccaaggccaaggccagcaaCGGAGAGGATTCAGAGATGGCTGGTGTGGAGAACGAAGGAGAGAATGCtcaagatgaggaggagctgTCCGATGACGGCAGTGTCGACATCGAGGGCGagagtgaggaggagcttgaggaggaggaggaaggaGAGGGCGAGGCTGAGGCCGATGGTGATGCCATGGAGGTCGACAGTGCCGAGAAGCCCGCCACATCAGCTGCCAAGCCCGTGAGTGTCGCTTCCTAA